One window from the genome of Yarrowia lipolytica chromosome 1B, complete sequence encodes:
- a CDS encoding uncharacterized protein (Compare to YALI0B06391g, similar to uniprot|P49374 Kluyveromyces lactis High- affinity glucose transporter): MIGNAQINQVGALQHRFPKLHNPYLTAAVATMGGLLFGFDISSVSAFVDTKPYKEYFGYPTSIQQGGITASMAGGSFLSSLVAGWISDRLGRRFAIHFASFWWVVGAAIQSSAQNKGQLIAGRLISGLGIGLGSSVIPVYISELSPKKIRGRLVGLFQWAVTWGILIMFYISFGLSNIHGVAGFRVAWGLQIIPGLLMSLGCLFLEESPRWLAKQDNWDESVRVLRAIHQGGYGTEEDILLEIEEIREAVRIEHETKNLRFWHLFQKDSINRTMVGIWAQIWQQLTGMNVMMYYIVLIFTMAGYTGNANLVASSIQYVINMIMTIPALLFIDRVGRRPLLLFGSIVMMIWLFAVAGILAVYGTQIPGGLDGDAFTTIVIEPTHKPAQKGVIACSYLFVATFAPTWGPGIWLYCSELFPLKQRAVAAGVTASANWIFNFALALFVPSAFKNINWKTYIIFGVFCIVMTIHVFVLFPETKGKTLEEIDMMWAARVPAWRTANWVPDHVPGALPEDEKHSEEMVEAVESNEEEPKIASANVDAPPPQL; encoded by the coding sequence ATGATTGGAAACGCTCAAATTAACCAGGTGGGAGCCTTACAGCACCGGTTCCCCAAACTCCACAATCCTTACTTAACTGCGGCCGTGGCCACCATGGGTGGTCTGCTTTTCGGCTTTGATATCTCGTCTGTTTCTGCCTTTGTCGACACCAAACCCTACAAGGAGTACTTTGGGTACCCCACCTCCATCCAGCAGGGCGGTATCACTGCCTCAATGGCCGGTGGATCCTTCCTGTCGTCTCTGGTGGCCGGCTGGATTTCCGACCGACTTGGTCGACGTTTCGCCATCCACTTTGCTTCCTTTTGGTGGGTGGTTGGAGCTGCCATCCAGTCCTCAGCCCAAAACAAGGGCCAATTGATCGCCGGTCGACTCATTTCCGGCCTTGGTATCGGTCTGGGCTCCTCGGTTATCCCCGTCTACATCTCCGAGCTGTCTCCCAAGAAGATTCGAGGTCGGCTTGTCGGTCTCTTCCAATGGGCCGTTACCTGGGGTATCCTCATCATGTTCTACATTTCCTTCGGTCTCAGTAACATCCACGGAGTCGCCGGATTCAGAGTCGCCTGGGGTCTGCAGATCATCCCCGGTCTGCTCATGTCTCTCGGTTGTTTGTTCCTGGAAGAGTCTCCGCGATGGCTAGCCAAGCAGGACAACTGGGACGAGTCCGTGCGAGTGCTTCGAGCCATCCACCAGGGAGGCTACGGCACCGAAGAAGACATTTTGTTAGAGATTGAAGAGATCCGAGAAGCAGTCCGAATCGAGCATGAGACCAAAAACCTGCGATTCTGGCACCTGTTCCAAAAGGACTCCATCAACCGAACAATGGTGGGTATCTGGGCCCAGATCTGGCAGCAGCTCACCGGCATGAACGTCATGATGTATTACATTGTGCTGATTTTCACCATGGCTGGATACACTGGAAACGCCAACCTGGTGGCCTCGTCTATCCAGTACGTCATCAACATGATCATGACCATCCCCGCTCTTCTGTTCATTGACCGAGTGGGACGACGacccctgctgctgttcgGATCAATCGTCATGATGATCTGGCTGTTTGCCGTCGCTGGTATCCTTGCAGTGTACGGAACTCAGATCCCCGGTGGACTCGACGGAGACGCATTCACAACCATTGTCATTGAGCCCACTCACAAGCCTGCCCAAAAGGGAGTCATTGCGTGCTCGTACCTGTTTGTGGCCACCTTTGCGCCTACCTGGGGCCCCGGTATCTGGCTGTACTGCTCCGAGCTGTTCCCTCTGAAGCAGCGAGCTGTGGCTGCCGGTGTAACCGCCTCTGCCAACTGGATCTTCAACTTTGCTCTCGCTCTATTCGTGCCCTCGGCCTTCAAGAACATCAACTGGAAGACCTACATCATCTTTGGAGTCTTCTGTATCGTCATGACCATCCACGTCTTTGTCCTCTTCCCCGAAACCAAGGGCAAGACCCTCGAAGAGATTGATATGATGTGGGCCGCCCGAGTTCCTGCCTGGAGAACCGCAAACTGGGTGCCTGACCACGTTCCTGGCGCCCTTCCCGAAGACGAGAAACACTCGGAGGAGATGGTCGAGGCCGTCGAATCCAATGAAGAGGAGCCCAAGATAGCCAGTGCTAACGTCGACGCCCCTCCCCCTCAATTGTAA
- a CDS encoding uncharacterized protein (Compare to YALI0B06160g, highly similar to uniprot|Q6CH24 Yarrowia lipolytica YALI0A13497g) has product MLFKTFSLLTAASAALAAPVACEQPQEHNEPSHPTYSLHAFMPGQGALGMKALQIRGNDVVYGLEQGYSYFKVEDVGNAMTNVLSEGQGPRQLFADVQTGKLDVKDGPVPPLEGNSGGWAYKGDGSVKELSSYGTREFYSCTSQTDPLHGGQVVYVFNGAYACKEPIKFTIGATKE; this is encoded by the coding sequence ATGCTCTTCAAGActttctctcttctcactgccgcttctgctgctcttgcTGCTCCCGTTGCTTGCGAGCAGCCCCAGGAGCACAACGAGCCCTCTCACCCCACCTACTCTCTCCACGCTTTTATGCCTGGCCAGGGAGCTCTCGGTATGAAGGCTCTTCAGATCCGAGGAAACGATGTTGTCTACGGCCTTGAACAGGGCTACTCTTACTTCAAGGTTGAGGATGTTGGAAATGCCATGACCAACGTTCTCTCTGAGGGCCAGGGACCCCGACAACTCTTTGCCGATGTTCAGACCGGTAAGCTCGACGTCAAGGATGGCCCCGTTCCTCCCCTTGAGGGCAACAGCGGAGGCTGGGCTTACAAGGGCGATGGCTCTGTCAAGGAACTCTCTTCCTACGGAACTCGAGAGTTCTACTCTTGTACTTCCCAGACTGATCCTCTCCATGGTGGACAGGTTGTCTACGTTTTCAACGGAGCCTACGCTTGCAAGGAGCCTATCAAATTCACCATTGGTGCCACAAAGGAGTAA
- a CDS encoding uncharacterized protein (Compare to YALI0B06347g, no similarity): MNGSPLANPPTTTTGRTTSPVVQPQTRTQITTQTQLPSQSTHHYPSLGYFKRPGVTILVTSLFFFYLGYGVLQLTGPDAFLIAVCRRTLNDGSLTEYASACQTDAIHTKVATMGGRLRTAGSLVGLLVKIHIYKLSDRYGRKPVIVMSMVAVLFAYLLQWGFVTYALSVPLFLWIIPNIVFCTHFLMDFFLIYLADAASASKGKRNLQELATDVSFFYAFILFLGALIGPMLANTVVATNAAGSSFAEMSKLGLMLVFAGVCCVVVILPESTTLESRDRATVKWDAEWSVLKWDERLIYVFNFVAPISKVLRLAPSPQDKRKNSFLLAYLALFGLYGTSQYTGFLFYKRQWNWGMQEITILNVEVTIILIVSQIFLGPLFVNTAEKLLNNTTSSTPVAILGCKLQAVLTFVVGFFQLLFASQTIGTLAAILSGLSGTFISSTIALQMGLGPPENMSVIMGGIGVARSLVAVPSEMILAVLFVTTISAPRIYQAALMAVDAVSLVLLGAASRENTGSIMLP, translated from the coding sequence ATGAACGGCTCACCATTAGCGAATCCCCCCACGACGACAACAGGTCGAACTACGAGTCCAGTGGTtcagccacagacacggaCCCAAAtaacgacacagacacaattGCCCAGCCAATCCACTCATCACTACCCCTCATTGGGCTATTTCAAACGACCAGGGGTGACGATTCTTGTCACTTCGCTGTTCTTTTTCTACCTCGGCTACGGTGTGTTGCAGCTGACAGGACCTGATGCATTTCTCATTGCTGTGTGTCGACGCACCCTTAACGATGGCAGTCTCACGGAATACGCCTCTGCGTGCCAAACGGACGCAATCCACACCAAAGTTGCGACCATGGGAGGACGACTACGAACTGCAGGATCCTTGGTAGGGTTGCTGGTCAAAATTCACATCTACAAGCTCTCAGACCGCTACGGACGCAAGCCGGTCATCGTCATGTCAATGGTGGCAGTTCTGTTCGCCTACTTGCTCCAATGGGGGTTCGTCACTTACGCTCTGTCGGTGCCTCTGTTCCTATGGATCATCCCCAACATTGTCTTCTGCACCCACTTTCTCATGGATTTCTTTCTCATCTACCTTGCTGACGCAGCCTCTGCCAGTAAAGGGAAGCGCAACCTGCAGGAGCTGGCTACCGatgtctccttcttctacGCCTTCATTCTGTTTCTGGGCGCACTGATTGGCCCCATGCTAGCCAACACCGTGGTTGCAACCAACGCCGCCGGATCGTCGTTTGCTGAAATGAGCAAGCTGGGACTAATGCTTGTCTTTGCTGGTGTGTGCTGTGTCGTTGTGATCCTTCCTGAATCAACGACGCTCGAATCACGGGACAGAGCTACTGTGAAGTGGGATGCGGAGTGGAGCGTCTTGAAATGGGACGAGCGACTCATCTACGTGTTCAATTTTGTGGCACCAATCTCGAAAGTGCTTCGTCtggctccttctccacaggATAAACGGAAGAACTCCTTCCTGCTGGCCTACCTGGCTCTCTTTGGTCTGTATGGAACATCTCAGTACACTGGTTTTCTGTTCTACAAACGCCAATGGAACTGGGGCATGCAGGAGATTACCATTCTCAACGTGGAAGTTACAATCATTCTAATTGTGTCCCAAATCTTCCTAGGACCTCTGTTTGTCAACACGGCGGAAAAATTGCTGAATAACACCacttcttccactcctgTGGCTATCCTTGGATGCAAGCTTCAGGCAGTTCTGACTTTTGTGGTTGGCTTTTTTCAGCTGTTGTTTGCATCTCAGACCATCGGAACACTGGCTGCCATTCTCTCAGGTCTTTCGGGTACCTTCATCTCGTCCACCATTGCTCTTCAGATGGGTCTTGGACCGCCCGAGAACATGTCTGTTATCATGGGAGGTATTGGTGTAGCGCGGAGTCTGGTGGCTGTTCCCAGTGAGATGATTTTGGCGGTACTGTTTGTGACCACTATCTCCGCACCCAGAATTTACCAGGCTGCCCTTATGGCTGTCGATGCTGTCAGTTTGGTTCTGCTTGGTGCTGCGTCCAGAGAAAATACCGGCAGTATTATGTTGCCATAG
- a CDS encoding uncharacterized protein (Compare to YALI0B06138g, highly similar to uniprot|Q6C8X6 Yarrowia lipolytica YALI0D16115g) → MTVQTAVHPSKAFRSYYPCRELHPWALPILSESSWTMFHIRHCFISTETGFMRGLLSLKLVITLRPLSACTEGFPFTRQLRSLRSASRLSYSLMRSFTHGFNQSQQLSRSKGFAASAQQLLEYCLATGPVEQTPKCCSCWEFHPWLRTILREGAPE, encoded by the coding sequence ATGACTGTTCAAACGGCAGTCCATCCCTCCAAAGCATTCAGGAGTTATTATCCATGCAGGGAGTTGCACCCTTGGGCGCTACCCATACTATCGGAGAGCTCATGGACAATGTTTCATATCCGTCACTGCTTCATATCCACAGAGACAGGATTCATGAGGGGCTTGCTAAGCCTCAAACTCGTCATCACTCTGCGTCCTCTTAGTGCATGTACTGAGGGGTTTCCTTTCACTCGGCAGCTTCGTAGCTTACGCTCAGCTTCACGTCTTAGTTACTCGCTCATGCGTTCTTTCACGCACGGTTTTAATCAGTCTCAACAGTTGAGTCGTAGCAAAGGCTTTGCAGCTTCCGCTCAGCAACTTCTGGAATACTGCCTTGCGACAGGACCAGTAGAGCAGACCCCAAAGTGTTGTTCGTGCTGGGAATTTCACCCGTGGTTGCGAACCATCTtgagagaaggagctccAGAGTAG
- a CDS encoding uncharacterized protein (Compare to YALI0B06369g, similar to uniprot|Q08032 Saccharomyces cerevisiae YLR103C Cell division control protein 45, similar to Saccharomyces cerevisiae CDC45 (YLR103C); ancestral locus Anc_8.292), with amino-acid sequence MIIQPDQFEETYRALCKTSIAHMTCKLVVFVSCLNVDALCGARMFSDLLRAQLIPHKTVPVTGYEEMIRKYRALDPEILNVFFIGFGATQDVGELLRGDDEEMELKKIYIVDGNRPWHLDNILDSKIVCFDDGRGNLEERGELLVAYNWLNDMSAEELDALSDLEDEGDDDDDDDDQQIHKRNGHHTNTVDDNDSDSDGGDLVDTLLPSKRSNSEDLPDAKKLHSQLLSAKKQKDDFEDKIRAYYQQGTSQSSPASCMLYTLMSLIGETSITRLWLAVVGTSSLDSQYPQVFQDSFPMLADEVNRVGNEEAAAQMAQNANSEAPVSEKELVTSLKLETDYSLFVLRHWNIYDSMFHTDYIWAKMKLWTEKGRQNFQKMLAIMGVSLTEAREGWIHLKVSVKQGLNKRIEKAAKVADLEDLLRPGVVRKFGYKGSLTAGDCVDAAGVILQLGMDKSPAGLDHIKEGILLTVDQDYRDESQRDQFWIANFWSAWDSLEDVDTLLLGISKAKLLQQAVARTTTALIEKGQIRPVSDYLVAVVKEGPDLALFRNPLALCRLGIWIAQTKAEAHKKKYSPPLVLASLDKSTGNYMVLGMNPRQARDYHFVMEEDLEDDRFVFNQFTQRFAKAAEDVHTRYKMDMFEMAVIEVDKNDLTRFLERLTVV; translated from the coding sequence ATGATCATCCAACCAGACCAGTTTGAAGAGACGTATCGGGCGCTGTGCAAGACCAGTATTGCTCACATGACGTGCAAGctggtggtgtttgtgtcgtgtCTCAATGTGGACGCTCTGTGTGGAGCTCGAATGTTTTCTGATCTGCTGCGAGCCCAGTTGATCCCCCACAAGACGGTGCCGGTGACGGGCTACGAGGAGATGATTCGCAAGTACCGGGCTCTGGACcccgagattctcaacgtTTTCTTCATTGGGTTCGGTGCCACTCAGGATGTGGGGGAACTGTTGAGGGgggacgacgaggagatggagctcAAAAAGATTTACATTGTGGACGGAAACCGGCCCTGGCACTTGGATAACATTTTGGATTCCAAGATTGTGTGCTTTGACGACGGACGGGGCAATTTGGAAGAGCGAGGGGAATTGTTGGTGGCATACAACTGGCTGAACGACATGAGTGCCGAAGAGCTGGACGCTCTGAgtgatctggaagatgagggtgacgatgacgacgacgatgacgaccAGCAAATTCATAAGAGAAATGGTCACCACACCAATACTGTCGACGACAATGATTCTGACTCCGATGGTGGTGATCTAGTGGACACTCTACTTCCTTCGAAACGGTCCAACTCTGAAGACCTGCCTGACGCCAAGAAACTGCATTCCCAACTTCTGTCGGCgaagaaacaaaaagacGACTTTGAAGACAAGATCAGAGCCTACTACCAGCAAGGCACCTCTCAGTCCTCCCCAGCCTCTTGCATGCTCTACACTCTCATGTCGCTTATTGGTGAAACGTCAATCACTCGCTTATGGTTAGCTGTCGTGGGAACATCTTCTCTGGACAGTCAATACCCGCAAGTATTCCAGGACTCGTTTCCCATGCTTGCAGATGAAGTAAATCGAGTCGGCAACGAAGAAGCAGCCGCCCAGATGGCCCAGAATGCAAACTCTGAGGCCCCCGTGTCAGAAAAGGAGCTGGTCACGTCTCTCAAACTCGAAACCGACTACTCGCTGTTTGTGCTTCGACATTGGAACATTTACGACTCCATGTTCCACACGGATTACATTTGGGCCAAGATGAAACTGTGGACGGAAAAGGGCCGTCAGAACTTTCAGAAGATGCTGGCCATCATGGGTGTTTCATTGACAGAGGCTCGAGAGGGCTGGATCCATTTGAAGGTGAGCGTCAAGCAGGGTCTCAACAAACGAATCGAAAAGGCGGCCAAGGTGGCCGATCTGGAGGATCTTCTGCGACCCGGAGTGGTGCGAAAGTTTGGATACAAGGGCTCTCTGACAGCTGGAGATTGTGTGgatgctgctggtgttATTTTGCAGCTAGGAATGGACAAATCACCCGCGGGATTGGATCATATTAAGGAGGGCATTCTGCTCACAGTCGACCAAGACTATCGTGACGAATCGCAACGAGACCAGTTCTGGATAGCCAACTTTTGGAGCGCCTGGGACTCGTTGGAAGATGTGGATACACTGTTGCTTGGAATCAgcaaggccaagctgctACAACAAGCTGTGGCTCGAACTACTACTGCATTGATTGAAAAGGGCCAGATTCGGCCCGTGTCGGACTACTTGGTGGCTGTGGTGAAGGAGGGACCCGATCTGGCCCTGTTCAGAAACCCCCTGGCATTGTGTCGACTGGGTATCTGGATTGCCCAGACAAAGGCCGAGGCCCACAAAAAGAAGTATTCTCCTCCACTGGTGCTGGCCTCTTTGGACAAGAGTACTGGAAACTACATGGTGTTGGGCATGAACCCTCGACAGGCCCGAGATTACCATTTTGTCATGGAAGAGGACCTGGAGGATGACCGATTTGTATTCAACCAGTTTACTCAGCGGTTTGCGAAGGCCGCAGAAGATGTGCATACGAGATACAAGATGGACATGTTTGAAATGGCGGTGATTGAGGTGGATAAGAACGACTTGACGCGGTTTTTGGAGCGGTTGACTGTGGTCTAA
- a CDS encoding uncharacterized protein (Compare to YALI0B06248g, similar to uniprot|O74127 Yarrowia lipolytica ALK1) — protein sequence MLGRTLLVSDHCVDITASIFPGSSHPFTTTNPAMNTFHLLIALATFVVVYILSSSFVYQRRTNALEKQWKCGKPLYYASFPRSLWHFYVFLRESRKHKLLEGFQRSFEAKKPFLTNKVNIFGKDIFNTCDPENLKAMLATQFKDFCLGERHAQLFPVLGDGIFTLDGNGWQHSRAMLRPQFARDQVSDVHMVETHLKFLTSRITGSKPVDMQELFFNLTLDTATEFLFGQSVGCQIAESDPGAYSSDMPLDLRKSFQKDFNKAQEHLGERVRLQMLYWLWNPKELQTAGARVHAFVDHYVSKALVEAEEKVDDDKYVFLRELARETKDPKVLRDQALNILLAGRDTTASLLSWCFYLMARDDRVWQKLRSEVIEHFGDGENLENITFESLKRCDYLRYVLNEVLRLYPSVPANMRFATKDTTLPRGGGPVGQDPIVIRKGNVISYHVFTTHRLTQYWGEDAEEFVPERWAEGKARGWEYLPFNGGPRICLGQQYALTEAGYVLVRLAQMYDTLENADDKPEPPVKLHALTMSHLTGVHVKLYKKN from the coding sequence ATGCTGGGAAGAACTCTCTTAGTCTCAGACCACTGTGTAGATATAACAGCTTCCATCTTCCCCGGTTCTTCTCACCCCTTCACAACCACGAACCCAGCTATGAACACCTTCCATCTGTTAATCGCACTAGCCACATTTGTGGTTGTATACATTCTTTCGTCCTCGTTCGTATACCAGCGACGCACCAACGCTCTAGAGAAGCAATGGAAGTGCGGAAAGCCACTCTACTACGCATCGTTCCCGCGGTCGCTATGGCACTTTTACGTCTTTTTGCGCGAATCTCGAAAACACAAGCTCCTGGAGGGCTTCCAGCGTTCATTTGAAGCCAAGAAGCCCTTCCTTACCAACAAAGTGAACATCTTCGGCAAGGACATTTTCAACACCTGCGATCCCGAAAACCTCAAGGCCATGCTTGCCACGCAATTCAAGGACTTTTGTCTGGGAGAACGCCACGCTCAACTGTTTCCTGTTCTGGGCGACGGTATTTTCACTCTGGACGGCAACGGATGGCAACACTCTCGAGCCATGCTCCGACCCCAGTTTGCTAGAGACCAGGTATCTGATGTGCACATGGTCGAGACCCACCTAAAGTTCCTGACATCTCGAATCACAGGCAGCAAACCCGTAGACATGCaggagctcttcttcaacctgACTCTGGACACCGCCACCGAGTTTCTGTTTGGCCAGTCGGTTGGATGCCAGATTGCAGAGTCCGATCCTGGCGCTTACTCCTCAGACATGCCTCTGGATCTGCGAAAGTCGTTCCAGAAAGACTTTAACAAGGCCCAGGAGCACCTTGGTGAGCGTGTCAGACTACAGATGCTCTACTGGCTATGGAACCCCAAGGAACTACAGACTGCCGGAGCTAGAGTTCATGCGTTCGTCGACCATTACGTGTCTAAGGCTTTGGTGGAGGCTGAAGAGAAGGTGGACGACGATAAGTACGTGTTCCTCAGGGAGCTGGCTCGAGAAACTAAAGACCCCAAGGTTCTTAGAGACCAGGCTCTGAACATTCTTCTGGCAGGACGAGACACCACGGCCTCGCTGCTGTCCTGGTGTTTCTATCTCATGGCTAGAGACGATAGAGTGTGGCAGAAGCTGCGTTCTGAGGTCATTGAGCActttggagatggagagaatCTCGAGAACATCACTTTTGAGTCCCTGAAGCGATGCGATTACCTGAGATATGTGCTCAACGAGGTGCTGCGACTCTACCCTTCCGTTCCTGCCAATATGCGATTCGCTACGAAGGACACTACTCTtcctcgaggaggagggccCGTGGGACAGGATCCCATCGTTATCAGAAAGGGCAACGTTATTTCTTACCATGTGTTCACCACCCACAGATTGACACAGTATTGGGGAGAGGATGCCGAGGAGTTTGTTCCTGAGCGGTGGGCTGAAGGAAAGGCTCGTGGATGGGAGTATCTTCCATTCAACGGAGGGCCTAGAATCTGTCTCGGACAGCAATATGCCCTTACAGAGGCAGGATACGTGCTAGTTAGACTTGCACAGATGTATGACACTCTGGAGAATGCCGACGACAAGCCTGAGCCCCCAGTGAAACTGCATGCTCTGACCATGAGTCATCTCACAGGTGTGCACGTGAAGTTGTACAAGAAGAACTAG